The nucleotide window CCTCAAAGTAATTTTAGAACTTGCAACAAGACTGAGGAAATGAAGGGTCAATCTCCCATCTCAGAGCTGTATGGTGACCAACTGGAACATTAAAAATGCAAGATAATCTTCAAGGCTGGTTTTGGTCTCCACTGAGCAATTACTCTACCCACCTTCACAAAAAAGGGCAAATACAGGATTTCACATCActacaattattttttcctctgaaagatTAAGTTTTTAAAGGAtctcaggaagaaaattgaaggtaaaaaaaaaataggcttaCTTCACTGCAGGTCAACTGCAagcactttttttcttccctgaatgATGCAGCACATCTGGATGTTTTAATCTATTACTACTTCTATTCCTTGAGAAGCCTGCATTTACCATTATTTCCAGCaaataaacaagcaaaccaaggaagaaaaccagaagagatGTGCTTCAAAGCCTAACAGCACTTCAGAATGTGATATATCTCATCTGGACAGGATAGAATGCAGGACTGTACAGAGAAGATGCCTTACATGCTTAGCTCAAAGGTGTGCAATTCTCAAAAACAAATGAGAGCTGAATAGCTGAAAAAACAATCACTGGCACTGGTCTAAAAATGTCAAATTTGGGGGAATAATCTGAGGTTTAGAACTACCGCCACAGAGACCTGTTGGACTGATCAATTTGCCACATACATTAAGAGGATCTACAATTCACTCCTAGtaaatgaaattataaataaagcAACAGGGCAATTTAGAGGCAAGAGCTGCCTTTACACCTCCACCTCTCACCAGCAACCCCCAGCTCTACTCCACTCCATGTTTACCGTAGTCGATGTGCTTTGAGATGATTCTTCTTCTGTACAAACAGTCGAAACAGCCAGGGAAGACAGCCTGGATGAAGAGGATAATGTCTCCCTGCCACTGTCCTCATTTAGAGCGGAAAGACCAAGCATATGGTGTCCATTCAGTTCACTGGCTTTGCTCTGAGCACAGGTCTGCAAAGAGCTAAGCAAAGTGCCGTTGCGGAGACAGGTAGTGCTGTGGAAAGTGCTCGTGAGCTTTGATGATTTCTGATCACCCTCATCGGAGTCAAGCTTAGGGAATGACAGGGATTTGATATTGCTCACTGAAGTGATGGGGGAAAGGGACACTTTGGAAGACAAGGACATCTTTTCACAGTTTCCCAACTGTGGTAAAGTGATAAAGCCATTGGGTTTGTGAAGGGGTTTGAAGTCCAACGTGGCCTTTTCTATGGATGCCAGAACTTCCTCATCTTGCAACACAGACTCAGACCCTCCTTTAGGCAAAGTATTATCTAACAGCTGGGCAACAACTGGCCCAGTAGTACCAACATGAATttcaaggatattttttaattcctccTTATCATCAATAGTTTTTAATTCCAGTTTGTCAAATGGGTCTTCTTCACATTCAAAATCAGCTGGGTTGAAATCTGCCTTTGGACGAGGGGGACTAAGGACCTTTTGCTTCACAGAGCTGGTGTTGGCCGGGGTAGGAGTCAGAATATTATTGTGCTGCAGGCTAGCAAGGATGGGGTTAATAGGAGGAGGCATGGCTTCAGGGCAAGGTCCCTCTGAGAACCCCATCTTGGTGCTGTCCTCTGGAGCAGCTTTTGAGTTTGCTAGAGCTTCTTCTGCCTTGCGTTCAGCTtctctctgagcagcctgaatTTTTTTGATGTCTTCAGCCCACtcaattgttttcttttccagcgAGAAGTCATACTGAATAGATGTGGAGGGGAAAGgggatgtaaaaaaaaaaaaaaaaaaacaaacccataaGCTATAAGGATCATAGCTGTACTTCTAACAGCAATATAAATTAATGCAAATAGAGTAAGAGCTACATGAATTACGAGGAATAGCAACATTTCTTCACAACCTGCAGATTGACAAAGCTGTCAGACACTGGAAGTACTTAATTTTGCCACTAACAGTAAAATCTGGCTGCAACCTGGATTAGAGAACTGTATTTTGCCTCCCTCCTACATTTAGCTTTGCTTTAGAACTACTCATCATCCCAAGATCAGTTTCACAGCCCTCCCACCTTCTTCCCCCAGGACAAGGGAGGTAGCAAGGGGAAGTCTAATGAGTTATTAGATGAACAATCACACTCTGGTCTGGCACCACTAAACTATCCCCGGTCTGCAAGTTCTACAAGTCATTCAGCAGAGTATTTCTGCATCCAAAGGCCAATACAGTATTACTCAGTTTCCCCTGAAAGATTCCTAAGGGACTTAATATTAGAATGTTACACACATTGGTTTAAGGCAGTATTTTCATTCCCACTCCAGCACAGTGCCTCACCAGCCAAAGAGGATACAAGGGCTACCCCAATGATAACAGATATAGGCAGCAGCAGATTTTGCTGTAGTTACTGATGTGACAGGATCTCAAAAGCTTTTCCCATTTAACATCAGGTCCTTTAAGGCCAGATCAGCACAGGGAGGCATCTACTCACTACCAGTGTACTGACCACAGAGTGGCTTAGCTGTAAAGGGCATAATTTTAAGGAGCTTAACTCCATCTTAAAATAtccacatatttttttaatactaaaaaTATGGGTGGGAAACTAAGTTTCCtgcactttttattttaacagtgCTCATTACAGCTATAACAAGAGTTAAATTCCACTGTGAGACACACAGTCCACACAGTGCAGCGTGAACAGGCACACTTTGCTGGGTGAGCCCCAGGTTGACAGAAAAAATGGAGACACAGCACAATCAAGCCAGCAACAGGACATCAGCATCTCCTTTGGCTCCCCCACACCAGCTTAACTGAGTGGAAATATGGGTACTAGGAAAATCAGGTAATTGTTTAATGATTATGATGGAAAAGCCAGGAAGTAGGATAACAGGGTAATATGTAGGGCagggaaagaacaaaaacagcaagaaaaaagcagaaCCACCTACAGCAATATGCCACAGACAAAGTAAAAACAATCATCAGTTGGGACAGGTCAAGGAAAATCATGGATCCAAATAAGAAAACATAATTCAATTAGACCTCCTGTATCGTAACCTGCATTTGGACATTAGATTTTCAACAGTTGCACTAAATAAACTGATTTTATGTTACTAGCAATTTATTTTAGCAGAATACTAGCAGAAACATGCTCCTCAAGACAGGAAAGCCATCCATGTACCAAGCTGTAACCTGTTTGCCCCACAGCTTGGAAAGAATTCTCACTCAGAATTACCCAGAAAATAAGAATGGAAAATTATGTCATTGCCTGGGTGTATCAGTTCTTAGGATTGTTAAATGTTAAAAACTATATTCAAATTTTGTCAAGGTAACATTCAGAACTAACTACAGCACACAAAACCACTGTGCTTCTTTGAAACAGACAGACTAAAAtagatgcttaaaaataaaaggctaATGTTATTTTAAGGCAATAAAAATTAGACACTTTCTGCAAGACCCAtcatattttacttttctatttAGTCCAACAGATCTTCTAGAAATACAGGACTGTATGTGTGCAAACCGTGACAACTTGGAATGTACAGCACCACAGGCTGGGGCCAGGGGtgaggggagagagagcaggaaGGCAAAATATCACTTACCTGGGCCTCTCTGACAAGCTGAGAAGAATCAGACAGACAGAAACCAATGGGTAATCCAACCTTTGCTGGGGTTCTGAACTTGTCTCCTATCTTAAATGGGACATCATCAAGGTAACTGAAAGGCCCTGAAATTAGAAGCAGGAACTGTATTAAGAAAAAACCCTACAACTCATGAATTTCACACTTTCAATTCAGGCTCACACTGCTGTGTTTAAGAGCTATTGTATCTCCACTGTAGCATCCACACCAGATATATGTAGATATATGTAGATATGATATACAACACAAATGGAATTTGAAGCTGTTTGGACCTCAGTGTCTCTTAGTTTAGGGAGTTTGGTCAGAGTTTGTTTAATTCCTAAATTCTAGCCCATaactgttaagaaaaaaaaagaagaaaaaaaaaaaaggcaaaccccTTCACAACCACAATCCACCAGATTTTGACATCAATGCCACCAGTATCTTAGTTTCATTTGTGACAACGCTATTCCTACACAACTGGATGCTGAAGCTCTCCTGAACACTGTATTCTATCTCCATAAAAAGATCTATCATTTTTTGTCATGTTCAAAGCAGATTTTGAAATTACTCAGCTTTAGAATAACTAAGACAAACTACAATCCAGGTTTTGACATACAAGTAGTAAGTAGCATTTGGACAGAAAGTGGTCACAAATGCAAAGCAATGAAGCAAAACCATCCCGCTTTAAACAAAACACAGTGAAATACTACGGCTATTAACACAGCAACTCTAATTTTTGAAACAAAGCAATCTAACTTTATCAGGATCTAcatctgttgtttttttctgggatgaCACTTCTCTGGCAAACTCACAAGGAAAAAGCACTTAGAGCTCAACCACCTCCAAACAGCCAGAGTATTAGTGTGCTTTCCTTGACCAACTGTGAAGAAGTATgagaaaacccaaaacatcaACAAAACAGCTTCTCCATTAACTAAAAGTGGTCTCTTGGATCACTTATCTAAGCTTTTGGAATCACAGACAAGGTTTTTGGCATGTGTAACAATCTGAGGAGTGACTCTAGGCCTCACTTGTAGCTTCTCCCTGAGTGACATAGATACAGAAAGACATTAGTGGTAACACCTAAGATGGAGTTCAGTGACCAAGTCTTCCTTGCTCAGTGAACTGTGATTTGCTGTTTTTATCTGACCCATTTTCATACTCAGATGGCAGTATAAGCACTGTTTGTGCTCCCTCACTGTTGATTCATCTACAAGGCAGCCACAGACTACCAGAGGCTGAGCAGCTTTCATAAACAAGAACATCCTGTCAATTTGCAGCTAAAGGTTTATATGCTGTCATTACTTGAGCTGTCACACTATGCACACACTGGGGGGGTCACAGAGTCCTGGTAGGACACTTTGAAACAATCAGGATGAACAACCTATGTCCCACCTGCACCTCCAGGATGCAAAAACTCCTACAGGTAGAACACGACAGTATTTTCCGTGATCCTTACTGAGAACCACACATCCAAGCATTGCACAGCACAGCATCCAAACAGCACCTCACTTGGCCAACACTACCACTCTTAGCAACACAGCATCCAAGATGAACTTGAGCTGACAACCTGAGAGCCGGATACGCCAAAGCATTTGCTTATACAGAAATAACAACTGTGGACAGCCTCGGCAGCCAGAGTGTAAATCATGACCAGGTCAGAGACAATCAgatctgccagctgctgctACCACAGCCTGTTAGTCCCACCGGCACAAGTCCTGCTCTACACCAGATGATCCAATGCAGTAAGATTGCCTCTCCACATGGATCTCCCAGCCCAAATTGCTCAGCGTGCAAAGTGACCTCCCAGCCCAAACTGCTCAGCATACTTGTCTTATTAGACCTATTGACAATATATAGTGGGCACTTCCCTTTGCACAACTACACCTGAAGCAGATACCAGCCACAGAGGGTACAAGCACAAACTTTGCTGTTTACATACCAGGAACCCTGTTTTgcacagcaaataaaaaatactaaGCATACCTAGACTAGCTATACTAAGCTACCAGCTTAACCCCAGAAGCCTGACTAAGGAATAAAAACTTcctactttctttttcttccccagtatacagactttaaaaaaaaaaaaaaaaaaaacacaaccctTGCTATAATCTCATCTCTCTATATTGCTACATAATCTGAATATAACTAGGAGAAAAAGCCCATAAGCGCATATTAAAAACACCTCAAATGATTTAGGACATTTGATGGCAAAAAGTCTGAGGCAAAACACCTACACATAAAGAATTTAGCCAATCATTACAGTAATAGCTTGGTGGAGCTAAATTCTTATCCAGAGAGCTAAGaatccttttatttctgtaaacagATTGTGCACACAGTGAGGAGTAAAGTGTGCAAATTGTTTTAAATGCCACATTCTAGAGCAGTAAGAAAAACTTACACAAAAAGGTATTATGAAAGACATTGTTACAACAGTCACATGTTCAAGTGTAACAAGTTTTTACCAAACTGTTATTTAGCAAGTCTGTTAGTCTGATGCTACTTCATCCTTGTATCAGTTAAAGGCATACTGAGTAATTTCTGGGATGAGGCCTGGCAAAAGTGTACTTGTCAGCCCGGTCTCTGTACTACATTCCTGGCACAACAAACTACTCTAAGAGTAGGATTTCTCTCCACTTCAATATAACTCCTAGAAGAGTCCAGTTTGGCACCAAAATGGAAACATCTcagaataaaaccccaaaaccaactaaaaacaacaaaacaaccaaaacaggCATGAATGGGGAACAGTTTTGAAACCATGTGGAACTTAGCTGCCATGGTCACACGAACCACTTACATAATTGTTGGAAATTAGAGTTAAAAAGCTTTGAAATTGTCTAGTGACAGCAAAAATACAACTGAAATACTGACACATCACACTTGGCATAATCCACATAGGAAAAGgaattccttttcctgcactcATACCTTGTGTTCCCATCTTCATCTCCACTTGACCATGGTCCTGAACAACCTACTTTAGGTGACCCTGCCAGGGGTTTGGACATGACAATCTGCAGatgtccctgccagcctcaagcattctgtgattcagcgACAGCCCTCTGACCTCTAATAATCAGTTCAACAATAATCACAAGTGATACATCAACTATATTGACTGATTTCATCAGCATGCCAGAGACACCAAGCTGAAGGCAGCCATGGGGATGGACACTCTACAGTAAATCAAAACTCACTTAGTGAGATAACAACTCTGGAGCAGACTGAAACAATTGCCCTGCTGATCTCTTAAGACATAATTAAGACAAGAAAGTTGGTCCATTGCTCCTCAGAAACAGTACTGCAACAGTGTGATTAGGAACAGAGAGTACACAAAGAAGCACACAAGTTAAGCAGGCAGCTCATAGCACCATTTGTTTGGACCTCATTATTTTGAAGCCAGCAGCATGTTCCACCACACTGTACTTTCTGGGAAATATTTAAGACATGTTGAATTCTGGCCTTGATCGGCCTTTATTAGTCTGGTTaggtgaagagaaaaataaaaacagacatAAAAGACAAGCAGATCAGAGTGTTCAGAGACTGTTTTCAGACACAGGAGCAACTGCTTGAATAGCTGGCAAGTACCAAATGAAAAAATCAGTTGTCTTGCAGCAGAGTCACTGGGCCACCAAAAAGAAGGAGAGCATCTAAAAATGAAGCTTTGATAAGCTATTTCTGTTTATCCTTAACCCAGTATTTAAGTGAgatatttcttattttgtacTTCAACTTTACACTTGCAAGACTGAATAAAAAGCTCCAGAAAAAACTGAACTCCCCAGGATCCTTTTATTGCAAAAATTATGTAGAAAGATGAAGGTTGAATTTCTAAAAGCATTAGTTTTGATAGCCTGGAAAGTCATGATTACTGATTTGAGGAAACCACATTACATACAACAAACTGAACTTTAGTGTTCCACAGCAACATTAATTACACTCAAATTACACCCCGTTTACTAAAAAATAAGGACATTACCAGCAAATAACTTTTATGATACCAATAACCTGCATGACTTTACGCATCTCATATgcagcagacagaaaaatagAATCTTTTCTTCATCTGCCTTCTGAACCAAGTTTGTCCAGTTTAGGA belongs to Haemorhous mexicanus isolate bHaeMex1 chromosome Z, bHaeMex1.pri, whole genome shotgun sequence and includes:
- the UBAP1 gene encoding ubiquitin-associated protein 1 isoform X2 encodes the protein MASKKLGSDSHGPFSYLDDVPFKIGDKFRTPAKVGLPIGFCLSDSSQLVREAQYDFSLEKKTIEWAEDIKKIQAAQREAERKAEEALANSKAAPEDSTKMGFSEGPCPEAMPPPINPILASLQHNNILTPTPANTSSVKQKVLSPPRPKADFNPADFECEEDPFDKLELKTIDDKEELKNILEIHVGTTGPVVAQLLDNTLPKGGSESVLQDEEVLASIEKATLDFKPLHKPNGFITLPQLGNCEKMSLSSKVSLSPITSVSNIKSLSFPKLDSDEGDQKSSKLTSTFHSTTCLRNGTLLSSLQTCAQSKASELNGHHMLGLSALNEDSGRETLSSSSRLSSLAVSTVCTEEESSQSTSTTVHPDYQESEVPVVTHQNFAVSKVPNNSSCTKWLGGLTAELQQGLSPSERHCVETVVNMGYSPENVLKAMKKKGQNIDQVLDYLFAHGQLCEKGFDPLLVEAALEMHQCSEEKITELLQLMSQFKEMGFELKDIKEVLLLHNNDQHNALEDLMARAGAS
- the UBAP1 gene encoding ubiquitin-associated protein 1 isoform X1, which codes for MASKKLGSDSHGPFSYLDDVPFKIGDKFRTPAKVGLPIGFCLSDSSQLVREAQYDFSLEKKTIEWAEDIKKIQAAQREAERKAEEALANSKAAPEDSTKMGFSEGPCPEAMPPPINPILASLQHNNILTPTPANTSSVKQKVLSPPRPKADFNPADFECEEDPFDKLELKTIDDKEELKNILEIHVGTTGPVVAQLLDNTLPKGGSESVLQDEEVLASIEKATLDFKPLHKPNGFITLPQLGNCEKMSLSSKVSLSPITSVSNIKSLSFPKLDSDEGDQKSSKLTSTFHSTTCLRNGTLLSSLQTCAQSKASELNGHHMLGLSALNEDSGRETLSSSSRLSSLAVSTVCTEEESSQSTSTTQVHPDYQESEVPVVTHQNFAVSKVPNNSSCTKWLGGLTAELQQGLSPSERHCVETVVNMGYSPENVLKAMKKKGQNIDQVLDYLFAHGQLCEKGFDPLLVEAALEMHQCSEEKITELLQLMSQFKEMGFELKDIKEVLLLHNNDQHNALEDLMARAGAS